From the genome of Paenibacillus thermoaerophilus:
TTTTCCAGCTTGATCGTATATACATCGGTGTTGTCGATCAAATAAACGTTATCAGATAGCTGCATCGCTTTAGGAAGGTTTTCAAGCGAAGTCTTGTAGCGCTGACGAATCAAGTCTTCCGGAATGTCATGTCCACCTGTGGCCACGCGCTGTGCTACCCGTTCAATGTGAAGATAAACGGAATCCAAACCCAAAAAATACAAATTAATGTGAAATCCTTGTTCTCTGGCCGCTTTCATCTGCCGGAGTGCATTCCCGCCGCTAAGCGTCGTCTCGATTGTAAAATTTTTGCCCTTTGTAATGCAGTCATTAACCAACCGAATCGTCTGGCGGCCGGCAGCCACGTTCGCTTTAGCAGGATCGGAAGGATTCAAACGCCTCGCGATCGCGTCAGCGTCTATAATCAAAAAATCCTTGTTGTTGTGG
Proteins encoded in this window:
- a CDS encoding AAA family ATPase: MTVFAGVNGAGKSTLTKILAHNNKDFLIIDADAIARRLNPSDPAKANVAAGRQTIRLVNDCITKGKNFTIETTLSGGNALRQMKAAREQGFHINLYFLGLDSVYLHIERVAQRVATGGHDIPEDLIRQRYKTSLENLPKAMQLSDNVYLIDNTDVYTIKLEKKHGQIRFQAPELPEWVRRAGADLFRQQIQDNY